One window of the Janthinobacterium sp. PAMC25594 genome contains the following:
- a CDS encoding amidohydrolase family protein: MDLVIRNASLPDGRRAIDIAIEDGRIAAVGPALPVTGAQEIDAAGDLVTPPFVDAHFHMDATLSYGLPRVNASGTLLEGIALWGELKPQLTQDALVQRALQYCDWAVARGLLAIRSHVDICDPRLLAVEALLDVKRQVAPYLDLQLVAFPQDGILRSPGAFDNLKRAIAMGVDVVGGIPHFERTMADGAESVRLLCEFACERGLMVDMHCDESDDPLSRHIETLAFHSQRLGMQGRVTGSHLTSMHSMDNYYVSKLLPLIHEAGVAAIANPLINITLQARHDTYPKRRGMTRVPEMLAAGIPVAFGHDCVMDPWYSLGSGDMLEVAHMGLHVAQMTGQQAMHDCFLAVTQTPARILGLDGYGIAPGCHADLLILDCGSTVEALRLRAARRLVLRRGKIVSEAPRAQSRLHLPGRPDSVNFRLGR; encoded by the coding sequence ATGGACCTAGTCATCCGCAATGCCAGCCTGCCCGACGGGCGCCGCGCCATCGATATCGCCATCGAGGACGGCCGTATCGCCGCCGTCGGCCCCGCCTTGCCCGTGACGGGCGCGCAGGAGATCGACGCCGCCGGCGACCTCGTCACGCCGCCCTTCGTCGACGCCCACTTCCACATGGACGCCACGCTCAGCTACGGCCTGCCGCGCGTGAATGCCTCCGGCACCCTGCTCGAAGGCATCGCCCTGTGGGGCGAGCTGAAACCGCAACTGACGCAGGACGCGCTGGTGCAACGCGCCTTGCAGTATTGCGACTGGGCCGTGGCGCGCGGCTTGCTGGCCATCCGCTCGCACGTGGATATCTGCGACCCGCGCCTGCTGGCCGTCGAAGCGCTGCTCGACGTCAAGCGGCAAGTGGCGCCGTATCTCGATTTACAGTTGGTGGCCTTTCCGCAGGACGGCATCCTGCGCAGCCCGGGCGCCTTCGACAATTTAAAGAGGGCGATCGCCATGGGCGTCGACGTGGTGGGCGGCATTCCGCATTTCGAGCGTACCATGGCCGACGGCGCGGAATCGGTGCGCCTGCTGTGCGAATTCGCCTGCGAGCGGGGCCTGATGGTGGACATGCATTGCGACGAATCGGACGACCCGCTGTCGCGCCACATCGAAACCCTGGCCTTCCACAGCCAGCGCCTTGGCATGCAGGGCAGGGTGACGGGCTCGCACCTGACGTCCATGCATTCGATGGACAATTACTATGTGAGCAAGCTGCTGCCCCTGATCCACGAGGCGGGCGTGGCGGCGATTGCCAACCCCCTCATCAACATCACCCTGCAGGCGCGCCACGATACGTATCCGAAGCGGCGCGGCATGACGCGCGTGCCCGAGATGCTGGCCGCCGGCATTCCCGTCGCCTTTGGTCACGATTGCGTGATGGACCCGTGGTACAGCCTCGGTTCGGGCGACATGCTGGAAGTGGCGCACATGGGCTTGCACGTGGCGCAGATGACGGGCCAGCAAGCGATGCACGACTGCTTTTTGGCCGTGACGCAGACGCCGGCGCGCATCCTGGGCCTGGACGGCTATGGCATCGCGCCCGGCTGCCATGCGGACTTGCTGATCCTCGATTGCGGCTCCACGGTGGAAGCGCTGCGCCTGCGCGCGGCGCGGCGCCTGGTGCTGCGGCGCGGGAAAATCGTCAGCGAGGCGCCGCGCGCGCAATCGCGCCTGCACCTGCCGGGGCGGCCCGACAGCGTGAACTTCCGCCTGGGGCGCTGA
- a CDS encoding methyl-accepting chemotaxis protein, producing MRSKLSIKNIFAAIFLLSLALSIVSLLALFRVATKQAEANQVTETRFQSYLLADELRQSSDDLTRLARTYVVTGDASYEQQYMDILDIRNGKKPRPAHYERIYWDFVAAGMPVPASTGPSVPLAELMRKAGFSEQEFAKLQEAQANSDGLVKTEVIAMNAVKGLFDDGSGNFTKKGPPDPEMARTIMHDAQYHRNKGKIMQPVNEFLTLLDQRTSAAVQTATGGTMAAYSVTVGVLLVSVMVSLLCLFLVYRHIKRSLDQAIATAQLIAGGDLSIDAVIERADEIGVLLLAMNTINANLTGLIGDIRSSTGEMSVATHEIALGNADLSARTEAQASSLEETASSMETLTATVRQNASNAGEANQLAATASAVAVQGGAVVAQVVSTMGAIKESSSQIADIIGVIDGIAFQTNILALNAAVEAARAGEQGRGFAVVAGEVRSLAHRSAAAAQEIKTLIGASVERVDAGSKLVDEAGRTMALVVESIQKVAAIMSEITSASHEQSAGISEVNQAVTQMDNITQQNAALVEQAAAAAESLQEQAQALIEAVAIFRLKGSPPATAALALR from the coding sequence ATGCGCAGCAAACTGTCGATCAAGAATATCTTTGCCGCCATCTTCCTGCTTAGCCTGGCGCTCTCCATCGTCAGCCTGCTGGCCCTGTTCCGTGTCGCCACCAAACAGGCCGAAGCGAACCAGGTCACTGAAACGCGCTTCCAATCCTATCTGCTGGCCGATGAATTGCGGCAAAGCTCGGACGACCTGACCCGGCTGGCCCGCACCTACGTCGTCACGGGCGACGCCAGCTACGAGCAGCAATACATGGACATCCTCGACATCCGCAACGGCAAGAAGCCGCGCCCCGCCCACTACGAGCGCATCTACTGGGACTTCGTGGCGGCGGGCATGCCGGTGCCGGCGTCGACGGGCCCCAGCGTGCCACTGGCCGAGCTGATGCGCAAAGCCGGCTTCAGCGAGCAGGAATTTGCCAAACTGCAGGAGGCCCAGGCCAATTCCGACGGTCTGGTGAAGACCGAGGTGATCGCCATGAACGCCGTCAAGGGCTTGTTCGACGATGGCAGCGGCAACTTTACCAAGAAGGGTCCGCCCGACCCGGAAATGGCCCGCACCATCATGCATGATGCCCAATACCACCGTAACAAGGGCAAGATCATGCAGCCGGTGAATGAATTCCTCACGCTGCTGGACCAGCGCACGAGCGCGGCCGTGCAGACGGCGACGGGCGGCACCATGGCGGCCTATTCCGTCACCGTCGGCGTGCTGCTGGTGTCGGTCATGGTTTCGCTGCTGTGCCTGTTCCTCGTGTACCGCCACATCAAGCGCAGCCTGGACCAGGCGATCGCCACGGCGCAATTGATCGCTGGCGGCGACCTGAGCATCGATGCCGTCATCGAACGGGCCGATGAAATCGGCGTGCTGTTGCTGGCGATGAACACCATTAACGCCAACCTGACGGGGCTGATCGGCGACATCCGCAGCAGCACCGGCGAAATGTCGGTGGCCACGCACGAAATCGCGCTGGGCAATGCCGACCTGTCGGCGCGTACTGAAGCGCAAGCCAGTTCCCTCGAAGAAACGGCCAGTTCGATGGAAACGCTGACGGCGACGGTGCGGCAAAACGCCAGCAACGCCGGCGAGGCGAACCAGCTGGCGGCCACCGCCTCGGCCGTTGCCGTGCAGGGCGGCGCCGTCGTCGCCCAGGTGGTCAGCACGATGGGCGCCATCAAGGAAAGTTCGAGCCAGATCGCCGACATCATCGGCGTCATCGACGGCATCGCCTTCCAGACCAACATCCTGGCCCTGAACGCCGCCGTCGAGGCGGCGCGGGCAGGCGAACAGGGGCGCGGCTTCGCCGTCGTCGCCGGCGAGGTGCGCAGCCTGGCCCACCGCAGCGCTGCCGCCGCCCAGGAAATCAAGACCCTGATCGGCGCCTCCGTGGAACGAGTCGATGCCGGCAGCAAGCTCGTCGACGAGGCGGGGCGCACCATGGCGCTGGTGGTGGAATCGATCCAGAAGGTGGCCGCCATCATGAGCGAGATCACCAGCGCCAGCCACGAGCAAAGCGCGGGGATCAGCGAGGTCAACCAGGCGGTCACGCAAATGGACAACATCACGCAACAGAACGCCGCCCTGGTCGAGCAGGCGGCCGCCGCTGCCGAAAGCCTGCAGGAACAGGCGCAAGCCCTGATCGAGGCCGTCGCCATCTTCCGCCTGAAAGGCAGCCCGCCGGCCACGGCCGCCCTGGCCCTGCGCTGA
- a CDS encoding GNAT family N-acetyltransferase — MKEIDIRPAQEADFDAMWPIFQTLVAAGDTYTFPADTTREACHAYWFGPGIQSHVAVMGSERLLGMYKLVANQPGHGSHVANASFMVDPAAQGVGVGRMLGVHCMEEARRAGYLAMQFNFVVSTNLGAVTLWKKLGFSIIGTLPLAYRHAQLGYVDAYVMYQLLTDPMQWPA; from the coding sequence TTGAAAGAAATTGATATCCGCCCGGCCCAGGAAGCCGACTTCGACGCCATGTGGCCGATTTTCCAGACCCTGGTGGCCGCTGGCGACACCTACACCTTCCCCGCCGATACTACGCGCGAAGCGTGCCACGCCTACTGGTTCGGCCCCGGCATACAAAGTCATGTCGCCGTGATGGGCAGCGAGCGCTTGCTGGGCATGTACAAGCTGGTGGCGAACCAGCCGGGTCATGGATCGCACGTGGCCAATGCCTCGTTCATGGTCGATCCCGCCGCGCAGGGCGTGGGCGTGGGGCGCATGCTGGGCGTGCACTGCATGGAAGAAGCGCGCCGCGCGGGCTACCTGGCGATGCAGTTCAACTTCGTCGTCAGCACCAACCTGGGCGCCGTCACCCTGTGGAAAAAGCTGGGCTTTTCCATCATCGGCACCCTGCCGCTGGCCTATCGCCACGCTCAACTCGGCTATGTCGACGCCTACGTGATGTACCAGTTGCTGACCGATCCGATGCAGTGGCCGGCATGA
- a CDS encoding ABC transporter ATP-binding protein, with translation MSLSRLIAGFVRQHWPAYAAAAVMLTGVATLTVWIPRRVGAIIDALAAHRMTAAELWLELLTLLAVGVVIYFLRVGWRITLFKAAYQLGVMLRTRFYTRMSQQGASFYQNQRTGDLMALATNDIDAIEMAAGEAMLAGFDGTLTLLMVLGIMLLGVDWRLACIALLPFPLMGLAFWRISSHIHTASTDSLQRFSALNDHVQESLSGVRTLRALGLEERSSAQFSTLAGHAANASLTAQRWEAAYEPAVGLTLTAATALTLGLGGYLVWHDQLTIGALTSFSMYLGQLIWPMFAAGWVLSLIERGRAAWQRLQPMLDAPLAIDDHGTIDTLTPGPLQLQDIGFAYAGQTAPALSGISLLLQPGQTLGLVGPTGSGKSTLLRVLLRQVTPQSGTATWNGQALDAYTLHALRAAISWVPQESFLFSASIADNIALARPGATREEVERAAQLADIHADILQFPDGYQTHVGEKGITLSGGQRQRVAIARALLADNGLLLLDDALSAVDTGTETRILQHLEELRRKRPERSAIIASHRLSAVVNADLILVLRDGHVTETGSHDALMQRDGWYASQWRYQQLEASLDAI, from the coding sequence ATGAGTTTATCGAGGCTCATCGCCGGCTTCGTGCGTCAGCATTGGCCGGCGTATGCCGCCGCCGCCGTCATGCTGACAGGCGTGGCAACACTGACCGTCTGGATCCCGCGCCGCGTGGGCGCCATCATCGACGCGCTGGCCGCGCACCGCATGACGGCCGCCGAACTGTGGCTTGAGCTGCTGACCCTGCTCGCCGTCGGCGTCGTCATCTACTTCCTGCGCGTGGGCTGGCGCATCACTCTGTTCAAGGCCGCCTACCAGCTGGGCGTGATGCTGCGCACGCGCTTCTACACGCGCATGTCGCAGCAGGGCGCGTCGTTCTACCAGAACCAGCGCACGGGCGACCTGATGGCGCTGGCCACGAACGACATCGACGCCATCGAAATGGCCGCCGGCGAAGCCATGCTGGCCGGCTTCGACGGCACCCTGACCCTGCTGATGGTGCTGGGCATCATGCTGCTGGGCGTGGATTGGCGCCTGGCCTGCATCGCCCTCTTGCCCTTCCCGCTGATGGGACTGGCCTTCTGGCGCATTTCCAGCCATATCCATACGGCGTCGACAGATTCGCTGCAACGTTTTTCCGCGTTGAACGACCATGTGCAAGAGTCCTTGTCGGGCGTGCGCACCTTGCGCGCGCTGGGCCTGGAAGAGCGCAGCAGCGCGCAGTTTTCCACCCTGGCAGGCCACGCGGCCAACGCCAGCCTGACGGCGCAGCGCTGGGAAGCGGCGTATGAACCGGCCGTCGGCCTGACCCTGACGGCCGCCACGGCGCTGACCCTGGGCCTGGGCGGCTACCTCGTGTGGCACGATCAATTGACCATCGGCGCGCTGACGAGCTTTTCCATGTACCTGGGCCAGCTGATCTGGCCCATGTTCGCCGCCGGCTGGGTACTGTCATTGATCGAACGGGGCCGCGCCGCCTGGCAACGCTTGCAACCCATGTTAGATGCGCCGCTGGCCATCGACGACCATGGCACGATCGATACGCTGACGCCCGGCCCCCTGCAATTGCAGGATATCGGCTTCGCCTACGCGGGCCAGACGGCGCCGGCCCTGTCCGGCATTTCGCTGCTGCTGCAGCCGGGCCAGACCCTGGGCCTGGTCGGTCCCACGGGCAGCGGCAAGTCGACCCTGCTGCGCGTGCTGCTGCGCCAGGTCACGCCGCAATCGGGCACGGCCACGTGGAATGGTCAGGCGCTGGACGCCTACACCCTGCATGCGCTGCGCGCGGCCATCAGCTGGGTGCCGCAGGAATCGTTTTTATTCTCCGCCAGCATCGCCGACAATATCGCCCTGGCCCGCCCTGGCGCCACGCGCGAGGAAGTGGAACGGGCGGCGCAGCTGGCCGACATCCATGCCGACATCTTGCAATTCCCGGACGGTTATCAAACGCACGTGGGCGAAAAAGGCATCACCCTGTCCGGCGGCCAGCGCCAGCGCGTGGCGATTGCCCGCGCCCTCTTGGCCGACAACGGCCTGCTGCTGCTCGACGATGCCTTATCCGCCGTCGACACGGGCACGGAAACGCGCATCCTGCAGCACCTGGAAGAACTGCGCCGCAAGCGTCCCGAGCGCAGCGCCATCATCGCCAGCCACCGCCTGAGCGCCGTCGTCAACGCCGACCTGATTTTGGTGCTGCGCGATGGCCACGTGACGGAAACGGGCAGCCACGACGCGCTGATGCAGCGCGACGGCTGGTACGCCAGCCAGTGGCGCTATCAACAACTGGAGGCCAGCCTCGATGCCATCTAA
- a CDS encoding phasin family protein — translation MFPLPEQFSSAAKSQLESQLQIFSTLTNKVFESAEKIIALNLNAGKAALSQTAETAQHLLATQDPRDFFSYSTSQAQPSIESVLAYSRQLFGIASGTQAELLASAKARLDAAAPAATVPAPAAAKPTLAAVPATAAPASKPAVAPAPSPVAAAPAPAAKPVPAKPVEVAKPVAKAAPAPAPVAAPAAKPAAAPAKVAEKAADKPAVKAVEAKPVAKPEAAKPAPAPAAAAAKVAAPAPAKPAAKPFPSSKPVAKPASAAGKTVAKAAVKHTPAPAAKPVAKTAPKGAPSKQLDMLGGGKGNGRK, via the coding sequence ATGTTTCCGCTTCCTGAACAATTTTCCAGCGCCGCCAAGTCGCAACTGGAAAGCCAGCTGCAAATCTTCAGCACCCTGACCAACAAAGTCTTTGAAAGCGCCGAGAAAATCATCGCCCTGAACCTGAACGCCGGCAAGGCCGCCCTGTCGCAGACAGCGGAAACGGCGCAGCACCTGCTGGCAACGCAGGACCCGCGCGACTTCTTCAGCTACAGCACCAGCCAGGCGCAACCGAGCATCGAGAGCGTGCTGGCCTATAGCCGCCAGCTGTTCGGCATCGCCTCGGGCACCCAGGCTGAATTGCTGGCCTCGGCCAAGGCCCGCCTCGATGCGGCAGCCCCTGCCGCCACCGTTCCCGCCCCGGCAGCGGCCAAGCCGACGCTGGCCGCTGTACCTGCTACTGCGGCGCCTGCGTCCAAGCCGGCCGTCGCACCGGCACCGTCACCAGTGGCAGCGGCACCTGCGCCCGCCGCCAAGCCTGTGCCAGCCAAACCGGTCGAAGTGGCCAAGCCTGTCGCCAAGGCAGCACCCGCCCCCGCCCCCGTTGCGGCTCCAGCAGCCAAGCCGGCGGCGGCACCGGCCAAGGTTGCCGAGAAGGCCGCCGACAAGCCCGCCGTGAAAGCCGTCGAAGCCAAGCCAGTGGCCAAGCCTGAAGCGGCCAAACCCGCACCGGCCCCCGCCGCGGCAGCAGCGAAAGTCGCTGCGCCAGCGCCAGCCAAGCCGGCCGCGAAACCATTTCCTTCCAGCAAACCAGTCGCCAAACCGGCCAGCGCCGCCGGCAAGACCGTGGCCAAGGCCGCCGTGAAGCATACCCCTGCGCCAGCCGCCAAGCCGGTAGCCAAGACAGCCCCCAAGGGCGCGCCATCGAAACAGCTCGACATGCTGGGCGGCGGCAAAGGCAACGGCCGCAAGTAA
- a CDS encoding tetratricopeptide repeat-containing diguanylate cyclase, with the protein MLPPAVQAQVGDLKQYLAAVRDDGRFVPARALQRLQEVETQARTAPLPVRAEFLTQLSNARMRLGQNDIAMQLAEELIAYARMNKSDVALAKGILNKAYITFARNERRASHLLAFEAEKIANRTDDLPVRVQATISAGQSWAEEGNFPFALAKLQAAVDLARQSNSPSSLAAALNALTLLYTQMREYDKGFEVLDELLAVSTTLASPGRMAQAKNTEYGLALDAQQPQRGQRALLAALALERQLGARGMVAVTLVNLSDSYLKEGDYARALRYANEAITAARLVNDQQVEATARLNIGQALIGQGRLQEGKQSVATGLAYYERTANQPDMQAVLLEYGMALEKAGDMRGAVTAYHRERDISNQLFEKQRQKAVYELQEKYEAEKKQRQIELLSRENQLKSTEIDNRRLQQRVWWLLALVLAMASVIVGLLYRKVRHANVQLKVKNQELKRQSSRDPLTALYNRRHFQEFMRSHAGKPQPSYAGADVVGALFLLDVDHFKHINDRYGHAAGDLVLTTIAETLHEVLRETDMIVRWGGEEFLAFLPAVARDGLDDIARRILNGMAAQVIHYQGQAIEVHVSVGFAPYPLAPLGRPLTWERSVNLIDMALYLAKAHGRNRAYGLRGFQQVERTTLEAVEQDLERAWRDGFVDLSVVLGGTDGMDGADTATAAHGRQAGAKDGIAAAAIT; encoded by the coding sequence TTGCTGCCGCCTGCCGTCCAGGCCCAGGTCGGCGACCTCAAGCAGTATCTTGCCGCCGTGCGCGACGATGGCCGTTTCGTGCCCGCGCGCGCGCTGCAGCGCCTGCAAGAGGTGGAAACGCAGGCGCGCACCGCCCCCCTGCCCGTGCGCGCGGAATTCCTTACCCAACTGAGCAACGCCCGCATGCGCCTGGGGCAGAACGACATCGCCATGCAACTGGCCGAGGAACTGATCGCCTACGCCCGCATGAACAAGAGCGACGTGGCGCTGGCAAAAGGCATACTCAACAAGGCCTACATCACGTTTGCCCGCAACGAGCGCCGCGCTTCGCACCTGCTGGCCTTCGAAGCGGAAAAGATCGCCAACCGCACGGACGACCTGCCCGTGCGCGTACAGGCCACCATCAGCGCGGGCCAGTCGTGGGCCGAGGAAGGCAATTTCCCGTTCGCGCTGGCCAAGCTGCAGGCGGCCGTCGACCTGGCGCGCCAGAGCAATTCCCCCTCCAGCCTGGCCGCCGCCCTGAATGCCCTCACCCTGCTGTACACGCAGATGCGCGAATACGACAAGGGCTTCGAGGTACTCGACGAGCTGCTGGCCGTGTCCACCACCCTGGCATCGCCGGGCCGCATGGCGCAGGCAAAGAATACGGAATACGGCCTGGCGCTCGACGCGCAGCAGCCGCAACGGGGCCAGCGCGCCCTGCTGGCGGCCCTGGCGCTGGAACGCCAGCTGGGAGCACGTGGCATGGTGGCCGTCACCCTCGTCAACCTGTCGGACAGCTATCTGAAGGAAGGCGACTACGCGCGCGCCTTGCGCTATGCGAATGAAGCCATCACGGCGGCGCGCCTGGTCAACGATCAACAGGTGGAGGCGACGGCGCGCCTGAACATCGGCCAGGCGCTGATCGGCCAGGGACGGCTGCAGGAAGGCAAGCAAAGCGTGGCCACGGGCCTGGCCTACTACGAACGCACGGCCAACCAGCCGGACATGCAGGCCGTGCTGCTGGAATACGGCATGGCGCTGGAAAAGGCGGGCGACATGCGCGGCGCCGTCACGGCCTACCACCGCGAGCGGGACATTTCCAACCAGCTGTTCGAAAAGCAGCGGCAGAAGGCCGTGTATGAATTGCAAGAAAAGTATGAGGCGGAAAAGAAGCAGCGCCAGATCGAGCTGCTGAGCCGCGAAAATCAGCTCAAAAGCACGGAAATCGACAACCGCCGCCTGCAGCAGCGCGTGTGGTGGCTGCTGGCGCTGGTGCTGGCCATGGCGTCCGTCATCGTCGGCTTGCTGTACCGCAAGGTGCGCCATGCGAACGTGCAGCTGAAGGTAAAAAACCAGGAACTCAAGCGCCAGAGCTCGCGCGACCCGCTGACGGCACTGTACAACCGCCGCCATTTCCAGGAATTCATGCGCAGCCATGCGGGCAAGCCACAGCCCTCCTATGCCGGCGCCGATGTCGTGGGGGCGCTGTTCCTGCTCGACGTCGACCACTTCAAGCACATCAACGACCGTTACGGCCATGCGGCGGGTGACCTGGTGCTGACGACGATCGCCGAAACCTTGCACGAGGTGCTGCGCGAAACGGACATGATCGTGCGCTGGGGCGGCGAGGAATTCCTCGCCTTCCTGCCCGCCGTCGCGCGGGACGGGCTCGACGATATCGCGCGGCGCATCCTCAACGGCATGGCGGCGCAAGTCATCCATTACCAGGGGCAGGCCATCGAGGTGCACGTGTCCGTGGGCTTTGCGCCCTATCCGCTGGCGCCGCTGGGACGGCCGCTGACGTGGGAACGCAGCGTCAACCTGATCGACATGGCGCTGTACCTGGCCAAGGCGCACGGGCGCAACCGGGCATATGGCTTGCGCGGTTTTCAGCAGGTGGAAAGAACGACGCTGGAAGCGGTGGAGCAAGACCTGGAACGCGCGTGGCGCGACGGCTTTGTCGATTTGAGCGTGGTGCTGGGGGGAACGGACGGGATGGACGGTGCGGATACAGCGACTGCGGCGCATGGCAGGCAAGCTGGCGCCAAAGATGGCATCGCCGCAGCCGCCATCACCTGA
- a CDS encoding ABC transporter ATP-binding protein translates to MPSKTDQANTTTPSVRRQAAQAIGLLRRAAAPDLRHLYWATFWLILAAALEVTGPILGKALIDQHLLPRHLDWTRMSLLLGGCLLTGWVASGLRYLQLVRLSGLAMRSVQRLRETVYQHVLRLPMAFFDRAITGQLVSRVTNDTEAVKSLYVQVLFVILDSSIVLVGTMAAMAFLDWRLMLIVLALLPAVLLIVFLYQRWSAPAVTRARALRSEINGQIAESIGGMSVLQANNAEKRFGQRFTGINQDHYTARMQELRANAWLLRPALDMLNIVLLAVVIFSFGQRDMGALEVGVLYAFISYIARVIEPLIQITMQFSQLQQSVVATARVSALLDEAQALEHAQGRETPALRQAKADSDLPAVDIQNLTFAYVENQPVLHELSLSIPQGAFFGIVGHTGSGKSTLLSLLLRFYPVAQGSIAINGVALDSIDNEHFRADVGLVPQDPFLLAASARENIDMGRGYTQAQIETAARAAHAHDFIAALEHGYDTPLGEGGSRLSSGQKQLIAIARALAGQPRILLLDEATSRIDSQTEQIVQLALNELRGKVTIIAIAHRLSTIREADRIIVLNHGRITEAGPHEELMQIEGGLYQRLYLLQQLAV, encoded by the coding sequence ATGCCATCTAAGACCGACCAAGCCAACACCACCACGCCATCCGTGCGCCGCCAGGCCGCGCAAGCGATCGGCCTGCTGCGCCGCGCCGCCGCGCCCGACCTGCGCCATTTATACTGGGCCACGTTCTGGCTGATCCTCGCCGCCGCCCTGGAAGTCACGGGGCCCATTTTAGGCAAGGCCCTGATCGACCAGCATCTGCTGCCGCGCCACCTGGACTGGACGCGCATGTCGCTGCTGCTGGGCGGCTGCCTGCTGACGGGCTGGGTCGCTTCCGGCCTGCGCTACCTGCAGCTGGTGCGCCTGTCCGGCCTGGCCATGCGCTCGGTGCAGCGCCTGCGCGAAACCGTGTATCAACACGTGCTGCGCCTGCCGATGGCCTTTTTCGACCGCGCCATCACGGGGCAATTGGTCAGCCGCGTCACCAACGACACGGAAGCGGTGAAATCGCTGTACGTGCAGGTGCTGTTCGTCATCCTCGACAGCTCCATCGTGCTGGTCGGCACCATGGCCGCCATGGCCTTCCTCGACTGGCGGCTGATGCTGATCGTGCTGGCCCTGCTGCCGGCCGTGCTGCTCATCGTCTTTTTGTACCAGCGCTGGAGCGCGCCGGCCGTCACGCGGGCGCGCGCCCTGCGCAGCGAGATCAACGGGCAGATCGCCGAATCGATCGGCGGCATGAGCGTGCTGCAGGCGAATAACGCGGAAAAGCGCTTCGGCCAGCGCTTCACGGGCATCAACCAGGACCACTACACGGCGCGCATGCAGGAGTTGCGCGCCAACGCCTGGCTGCTGCGCCCCGCGCTCGACATGCTCAACATCGTGCTGCTGGCCGTCGTCATCTTCAGCTTCGGCCAGCGCGACATGGGCGCCCTGGAAGTGGGCGTGCTGTACGCGTTCATCAGCTATATCGCGCGCGTGATCGAGCCGCTGATCCAGATCACCATGCAGTTCAGCCAATTGCAGCAGTCGGTCGTGGCGACGGCACGCGTCTCGGCCCTGCTGGACGAAGCGCAGGCGCTGGAACACGCGCAGGGAAGGGAAACACCGGCCCTGCGGCAGGCAAAGGCGGACAGCGACCTGCCCGCCGTGGACATCCAGAACCTGACCTTCGCCTACGTGGAAAACCAGCCCGTGCTGCACGAGCTGTCGCTGAGCATTCCGCAGGGCGCGTTCTTCGGCATCGTCGGCCACACGGGCAGCGGCAAGTCGACCTTGCTGTCCTTGCTGCTGCGCTTTTACCCCGTCGCGCAGGGCAGCATCGCCATCAATGGCGTCGCCCTCGACAGCATCGACAATGAACACTTCCGCGCCGACGTGGGCCTGGTGCCGCAAGACCCCTTCCTGCTGGCCGCCTCGGCGCGCGAAAACATCGACATGGGGCGCGGCTACACGCAGGCGCAGATCGAGACGGCCGCGCGCGCCGCGCATGCGCACGACTTCATCGCGGCGCTGGAACACGGCTACGACACGCCGCTGGGCGAAGGCGGCTCGCGCCTGTCGTCGGGGCAGAAGCAGCTGATCGCGATTGCCCGCGCGCTGGCCGGCCAGCCACGCATTTTGCTGCTCGACGAAGCGACCTCGCGCATCGATAGCCAGACGGAGCAGATCGTGCAACTGGCCCTCAACGAGTTGCGCGGCAAGGTGACCATCATCGCCATCGCGCACCGCCTGTCGACCATCCGCGAAGCCGACCGTATCATCGTGCTCAATCACGGCCGCATCACGGAAGCGGGACCACATGAGGAGCTGATGCAGATCGAGGGCGGTTTGTACCAGCGCCTGTACCTGCTGCAGCAACTGGCAGTGTGA
- a CDS encoding GNAT family N-acetyltransferase — protein sequence MSGAVTVIETPRLRLRTFTPEDAPFYLALINEPSWIANIGDRNIHTVDAARAALEAGPMAQFREHGYCFYVIERHSDGTAIGMGGMIRRDSLPGPDIGYAMLPAYWGQGYAWEATAAIVRHARHTLRIPTLYGITSPQNQASINLLNKLGLRFERFSRLPPAGKDTNIYRKDFHQFS from the coding sequence ATGAGCGGCGCCGTCACTGTGATCGAGACGCCGCGCCTGCGCCTGCGCACCTTCACGCCCGAGGACGCGCCGTTCTACCTTGCACTGATCAATGAACCATCGTGGATCGCCAATATCGGCGACCGCAACATCCATACCGTGGATGCGGCGCGCGCGGCGCTGGAGGCCGGTCCGATGGCGCAGTTCCGCGAGCATGGCTATTGCTTTTACGTTATCGAGCGCCACAGCGACGGCACGGCCATCGGCATGGGCGGCATGATACGCCGCGACAGCCTGCCCGGCCCCGACATCGGCTACGCCATGCTGCCCGCCTACTGGGGCCAGGGCTATGCCTGGGAGGCGACGGCGGCCATCGTGCGGCATGCCCGGCACACGCTGCGCATCCCCACCCTGTACGGCATCACCTCGCCGCAGAACCAGGCGTCGATCAATTTGCTCAATAAACTGGGCTTGCGCTTCGAGCGCTTTTCGCGCCTGCCGCCGGCGGGCAAGGATACCAATATCTACCGCAAGGATTTTCACCAGTTTTCGTAG